The following are encoded in a window of Providencia rettgeri genomic DNA:
- a CDS encoding Bcr/CflA family multidrug efflux MFS transporter yields the protein MVKSFDKRIPHWLIPLLGSLVAFGPLSIDMYLPALPQMGIDLHATQGQMQYTLGAFFSGFCVGMLFYGPLSDLLGRRKMLLSGLAIFTVASLLCAQATSANTLIIFRALQAFGSGAAIVMARAIARDVYPANELPRVLSLMTLVTMVAPLLAPLLGGFLLIHFQWQAIFYLLAFIGLISVSTIFLLLPETLVHQHTSENLICLAFKNYLQVLTDREALSIIGTMAFSFAGMFAFISGSPFVYINYFGVSEQYYGLLFGCNILGMIVMVLLNVKLLKIYSLTRILTMQSGFQLAFGLLLLLFYQQSLPIIVILVVLFLSMVNAIGTNSLSRLLQHRGKIAGSASALAISIQFALAALASVAVSVLQDESPFAMTLVMASCAGLSFASQRLSAKNIRSQIQSVSSEKNEK from the coding sequence ATGGTCAAAAGTTTCGATAAACGCATCCCACACTGGCTGATCCCATTATTAGGATCATTGGTGGCATTTGGACCATTGTCTATCGATATGTACCTTCCTGCTCTACCTCAAATGGGGATAGATTTACATGCCACTCAGGGGCAAATGCAGTACACCCTTGGGGCATTTTTTTCAGGTTTCTGTGTCGGTATGCTGTTTTACGGCCCACTCAGTGATCTATTGGGTCGCCGAAAAATGTTGTTAAGCGGGCTTGCCATTTTTACTGTGGCAAGCCTACTGTGTGCCCAAGCCACCAGTGCAAATACATTGATTATCTTCAGAGCATTACAAGCGTTTGGTAGCGGTGCTGCAATTGTAATGGCAAGGGCGATAGCGAGGGATGTTTACCCAGCTAATGAACTCCCCAGAGTGCTGTCGTTAATGACCTTAGTTACCATGGTCGCCCCTTTACTAGCACCACTACTGGGTGGCTTTTTATTAATTCATTTTCAATGGCAAGCGATTTTTTATTTGTTGGCGTTTATTGGCCTGATTTCGGTGAGTACGATTTTCCTACTATTACCGGAAACGCTAGTCCATCAGCACACGTCAGAGAACTTAATTTGTCTGGCGTTTAAAAACTACCTACAGGTGCTCACAGACCGAGAAGCATTGAGTATTATCGGCACGATGGCGTTCTCTTTTGCTGGTATGTTTGCCTTTATCAGTGGTTCACCGTTTGTGTACATCAACTATTTTGGGGTATCTGAACAGTATTATGGTTTACTGTTCGGCTGCAATATTTTGGGGATGATTGTAATGGTATTGTTGAACGTGAAACTGCTAAAAATTTACAGTTTAACGCGCATACTCACCATGCAAAGTGGGTTTCAATTAGCATTTGGTCTGCTTTTACTTCTTTTTTACCAACAAAGTCTTCCCATAATTGTTATTCTTGTGGTGCTGTTCTTATCGATGGTCAACGCTATCGGCACCAACAGTTTGTCACGGTTACTGCAACATCGCGGCAAAATCGCGGGTAGTGCCAGCGCTCTTGCGATTTCGATTCAATTTGCATTGGCAGCACTGGCCAGTGTTGCAGTTTCTGTTTTACAGGATGAATCCCCTTTTGCTATGACACTTGTGATGGCTAGCTGTGCCGGATTAAGTTTTGCAAGCCAACGTTTATCGGCTAAAAACATCCGCTCACAAATCCAGTCTGTGTCTTCGGAGAAAAACGAAAAATGA
- the hpaI gene encoding 4-hydroxy-2-oxoheptanedioate aldolase codes for MDILENKFKKALKNGQPQIGLWLGLCSPYSAELLAGAGFDWLLIDGEHAPNNVQTTLSQLQAIAPYPSQPVVRPPWNDPVIIKQLLDIGAQTLLLPMIQNAEQAKQAVRAMRYPPAGIRGVGSALARASRWNRVPDYLTRANDEMCVIVQVETREAMNNLPEILKVEGVDGVFIGPADLSADMGFSGNPNHPEVKAAIEKAIVQIRAAGLAPGILMAAPEVAEHYLKLGALFVAVGVDTTLLARTAEALAAKFGKTVSNITSSSPSVY; via the coding sequence ATGGACATCTTAGAAAATAAATTTAAAAAAGCCTTAAAAAATGGTCAACCTCAAATTGGTTTATGGCTCGGTCTATGCAGTCCATACAGTGCCGAATTACTGGCTGGTGCTGGATTTGACTGGTTATTGATTGACGGTGAACATGCACCAAACAATGTACAAACGACATTATCACAGTTGCAAGCGATCGCCCCTTATCCATCACAGCCTGTTGTCCGCCCACCGTGGAATGACCCGGTGATCATCAAGCAACTGCTGGACATTGGTGCACAAACACTACTACTGCCGATGATACAAAATGCCGAACAAGCGAAACAAGCAGTACGTGCAATGCGTTACCCACCTGCTGGGATCCGCGGTGTTGGCAGTGCATTGGCTCGCGCCTCTCGCTGGAATCGTGTACCTGATTACCTAACACGAGCCAACGATGAAATGTGCGTGATAGTCCAAGTCGAAACGCGTGAAGCCATGAATAACCTGCCGGAGATCTTAAAAGTGGAAGGGGTTGATGGGGTGTTTATCGGCCCTGCGGATCTCAGTGCGGACATGGGGTTTTCGGGTAATCCTAATCACCCAGAAGTCAAAGCCGCAATTGAAAAAGCGATCGTTCAAATTCGTGCCGCGGGTCTCGCTCCTGGCATTTTAATGGCCGCCCCCGAGGTTGCTGAACATTATCTGAAACTCGGCGCACTGTTTGTTGCTGTCGGAGTAGACACCACACTGCTAGCACGTACCGCAGAAGCCCTTGCCGCTAAATTTGGCAAAACGGTTTCGAATATCACGTCCAGCAGCCCCAGTGTGTACTAG
- the hpaE gene encoding 5-carboxymethyl-2-hydroxymuconate semialdehyde dehydrogenase: protein MTKINHWINGKNVASKDYFQTTNPATGEVLAEVASGGQDEINQAVAAAKDAFPKWANTPMKERARLMRRLGELIDENVPQIAEMETKDTGLPIHQTKNVLIPRASHNFEFFAEICQQMNGRTYPVDDKMMNYTLVQPVGVCALISPWNVPFMTATWKTAPCLALGNTAVLKMSELSPLSANRLGELALEAGIPAGVLNVVQGYGSTAGDALVKHHDVRAVSFTGGTTTGRTIMQNAGLKKYSMELGGKSPVLIFEDADIERALDAALFTIFSINGERCTAGSRIFIQESIYPEFVKRFAERANRLIVGDPNDPKTQVGALISEQHWNKVSGYIRLGMEEGATLLAGGPDKPTDLPDHLKGGNFLRPTVLADVDNRMRVAQEEIFGPVACLIPFKSEEDGLRMANDIEYGLASYIWTQDVSKILRLSRSIEAGMVFVNTQNVRDLRQPFGGVKASGVGREGGEYSFEVFAEMKNVCISYGDHNIPRWGV from the coding sequence ATGACTAAGATTAATCATTGGATCAACGGTAAAAACGTTGCCAGTAAGGACTATTTCCAAACGACGAACCCTGCGACTGGGGAAGTACTTGCTGAAGTCGCTTCTGGCGGTCAAGACGAAATCAACCAAGCTGTTGCCGCAGCGAAAGACGCTTTTCCGAAGTGGGCCAATACCCCAATGAAAGAGCGCGCTCGCTTAATGCGCCGTTTGGGTGAGCTCATCGATGAAAACGTGCCTCAAATCGCAGAAATGGAAACCAAAGATACTGGTTTGCCAATTCACCAAACTAAAAATGTGTTGATCCCTCGCGCTTCACACAACTTTGAATTCTTCGCTGAAATTTGCCAGCAAATGAACGGGCGCACCTATCCCGTTGACGACAAGATGATGAACTACACGTTGGTTCAGCCTGTAGGGGTATGTGCGCTGATTTCCCCGTGGAACGTGCCGTTTATGACCGCAACATGGAAAACAGCACCTTGTTTAGCATTGGGTAATACCGCAGTGTTAAAAATGTCTGAATTGTCGCCATTATCCGCAAACCGCCTCGGTGAATTAGCTCTTGAAGCGGGTATCCCAGCGGGCGTTTTAAACGTGGTTCAAGGCTATGGGAGCACAGCAGGTGATGCATTAGTAAAACACCATGACGTCCGTGCCGTGTCCTTTACGGGAGGCACTACAACAGGGCGCACGATCATGCAAAATGCAGGCCTGAAGAAATACTCAATGGAATTAGGTGGTAAATCCCCTGTTCTGATATTTGAAGATGCAGATATCGAACGTGCACTGGATGCCGCTTTATTTACCATTTTCTCTATCAATGGTGAACGTTGTACCGCAGGCTCACGTATTTTCATTCAAGAAAGCATTTATCCAGAGTTTGTGAAACGCTTTGCTGAGCGAGCAAATCGTTTGATTGTTGGTGACCCGAACGATCCGAAAACCCAAGTGGGTGCATTAATCAGTGAACAACACTGGAACAAAGTCTCTGGTTATATCCGTTTAGGTATGGAAGAAGGTGCAACTTTATTAGCGGGAGGTCCTGATAAACCAACGGATCTGCCTGATCACCTAAAAGGTGGCAATTTCTTACGTCCAACAGTGCTTGCTGATGTAGATAACCGTATGCGCGTCGCACAAGAAGAGATCTTTGGTCCTGTGGCTTGCTTGATCCCGTTCAAATCTGAAGAAGACGGCTTACGCATGGCTAACGATATCGAATATGGCCTTGCATCTTATATTTGGACACAAGATGTTAGCAAAATCCTTCGATTATCGCGCAGTATCGAAGCAGGTATGGTGTTTGTTAACACCCAAAACGTTCGCGACTTACGCCAACCATTCGGCGGTGTTAAAGCTTCTGGTGTTGGTCGTGAAGGTGGTGAATACAGTTTCGAAGTATTCGCCGAAATGAAGAATGTGTGTATCTCTTACGGAGACCACAATATCCCTCGCTGGGGGGTATAG
- a CDS encoding fumarylacetoacetate hydrolase family protein, translated as MKGTVFAVALNHQSQLDHWQEAFQQAPYKTPPKTPVWFIKPRNTRINCGEEILHPAGEEVQSGATLALVIGQDARKVSKGDAMKFIAGFALANEVSLPEDTFYRPAIKAKCRDTFCPIGEMVKTSLNTPVDIITQINGKEVDRWSTKDLIRDASELVAALSDFATLKQGDVILMGTPQQRVTIQPGDEVVIQAEGFPSLKNTVVAAGGK; from the coding sequence ATGAAAGGCACAGTATTTGCCGTTGCCCTCAATCATCAAAGCCAGCTTGACCACTGGCAAGAGGCATTCCAGCAAGCCCCTTATAAAACCCCACCCAAAACCCCAGTGTGGTTTATTAAACCGCGTAATACGCGCATCAATTGTGGCGAGGAAATTTTGCACCCTGCGGGTGAAGAAGTACAAAGTGGCGCCACTCTCGCACTCGTGATTGGTCAAGATGCACGTAAAGTCAGCAAAGGGGATGCAATGAAGTTTATTGCTGGATTTGCCCTTGCAAATGAAGTGAGCCTGCCGGAAGACACCTTCTACCGCCCTGCTATCAAAGCAAAATGCCGTGACACTTTCTGCCCAATTGGCGAAATGGTGAAAACCTCACTGAATACGCCAGTTGATATCATCACACAAATAAATGGTAAAGAAGTCGACCGCTGGTCAACAAAAGATTTGATCCGTGATGCTAGCGAGTTAGTTGCTGCCCTTAGTGATTTTGCGACCTTAAAACAAGGGGATGTGATCCTGATGGGAACACCGCAACAACGCGTCACTATCCAACCAGGTGATGAAGTGGTGATCCAAGCAGAAGGCTTTCCTAGCCTGAAAAATACCGTTGTTGCGGCAGGAGGAAAATAA
- the hpaX gene encoding 4-hydroxyphenylacetate permease: MSNQQVANTNPAEQHKNLTKPQQQVINKLFKRLIVFLFVLFVFSFLDRINIGFAGLTMGKDIGLTSTMFGLAATLFYVTYVIFGIPSNIMLGIVGARRWIATIMVLWGIASTATMFATGPTSLYVLRMLVGIAEAGFLPGILVYLTYWFPAYFRARANALFMIAMPVTMAFGSLASGYILGMDGILNLKGWQWLFLLEGFPSVILGIVVWFYLDDSPKKAKWLTQEDKDTLQEMMDRDQLELVQPQGAKSHSALQNTSLWKEIFTPIILMYTVAYFCLTNTLSAINIWTPQIMQSFNQNSSNAMIGLLTAIPQFCTILGMIYWSRRSDKLQERKMHTALPYLFAAAGWILAAMTSHPVIQLIGIIMASTGSFTAMAVFWTTPDQSISLRARAIGIAVINATGNIGSAVSPLLIGWLKDQTGSFNSGLYFVAGLLVVGALLVIAIPMKSSRPRATP, translated from the coding sequence ATGAGCAATCAACAAGTTGCAAACACGAATCCTGCTGAACAACATAAGAATTTAACCAAGCCTCAACAGCAGGTGATTAATAAGTTATTCAAACGGCTGATCGTCTTTTTATTCGTGCTGTTTGTTTTCTCTTTCTTAGACCGGATTAATATCGGCTTTGCAGGTCTTACTATGGGGAAAGATATCGGTCTAACCTCAACCATGTTCGGCTTAGCCGCCACTTTATTCTATGTTACTTACGTTATATTCGGTATTCCAAGCAACATCATGTTGGGGATTGTCGGTGCTCGCCGTTGGATAGCCACCATCATGGTACTTTGGGGGATTGCATCAACGGCAACCATGTTTGCCACAGGGCCAACCAGTTTGTACGTTCTGCGGATGTTAGTGGGGATCGCTGAAGCGGGCTTCCTACCGGGGATTTTGGTTTACCTGACTTACTGGTTTCCTGCCTATTTCCGTGCCCGTGCAAATGCCTTATTTATGATTGCGATGCCTGTCACCATGGCGTTTGGCTCGCTAGCTTCTGGCTATATTTTAGGTATGGATGGCATTTTAAACTTAAAAGGTTGGCAGTGGTTATTCCTGTTAGAAGGTTTCCCATCTGTGATTTTGGGGATAGTAGTGTGGTTTTATCTTGATGATTCACCGAAAAAAGCAAAATGGTTGACGCAAGAAGACAAAGACACACTGCAAGAAATGATGGATAGAGACCAACTGGAACTTGTACAACCACAGGGGGCAAAAAGCCATAGCGCACTACAAAACACCAGTTTATGGAAAGAGATTTTCACCCCAATTATCTTAATGTATACCGTGGCTTATTTCTGTTTAACCAATACGTTAAGTGCGATTAATATTTGGACACCACAAATCATGCAGAGCTTCAACCAAAACAGTAGCAATGCCATGATTGGGTTACTGACCGCAATACCGCAATTCTGTACGATTTTAGGGATGATCTATTGGAGCCGTCGTTCAGATAAATTGCAAGAACGCAAGATGCACACCGCCTTACCCTATTTATTCGCTGCTGCTGGTTGGATCCTCGCTGCAATGACCAGTCACCCTGTTATTCAGCTAATTGGTATTATCATGGCATCAACAGGTTCATTCACAGCGATGGCCGTCTTCTGGACGACCCCAGACCAATCGATCAGTTTACGAGCTCGAGCTATCGGCATTGCGGTTATCAACGCAACAGGTAATATAGGCTCCGCCGTCAGTCCGCTGTTAATTGGTTGGTTAAAAGATCAAACAGGTAGCTTTAACTCAGGTCTGTATTTTGTGGCAGGTTTGCTGGTGGTTGGTGCGCTGTTAGTCATTGCTATCCCAATGAAAAGCTCACGCCCAAGAGCAACACCGTAA
- a CDS encoding NAD-dependent succinate-semialdehyde dehydrogenase, whose translation MSINTNSALFRQQAYIDGQWVDAQNKSVFEVTNPADNTVIAKVSNVGAVETQKAIEAAEKALPAWRAKTAKERSQILNKWFRLMMDNQKELAQLLSAEQGKSMTESMGEIAYGASFIEWFAEEGKRVYGESIPSPLPGRRLVTIKQPVGVVAAITPWNFPNAMITRKVGPALAAGCTMVLKPAAETPLSALALAALGEEAGIPAGVFNIVPGTDAQAIGGVMTSSPIVRKLTFTGSTRVGKLLMEQCANTVKKMSLELGGNAPFIVFDDADLDAAVQGALAAKFRNSGQTCVCANRILVQEGVYDEFAARLAKAVNQLKIGPATEADSQQGPLINQAAIDKVTEHIADAVSHGAKVVAGGKPASLGGLFFEPTVITGVTKSMKVAKEETFGPLAPLFKFRDEQEAIALANDTEFGLASYFYSRDIGRIYRVAEALESGMVGINEGIISNEVAPFGGIKQSGLGREGSRYGIEDYLEVKYLCFGGLSN comes from the coding sequence ATGAGCATAAACACCAATTCAGCATTATTTCGCCAACAAGCTTATATCGATGGTCAATGGGTTGATGCCCAAAACAAAAGTGTGTTTGAGGTGACGAACCCTGCGGATAATACGGTGATTGCAAAAGTGAGTAATGTCGGCGCGGTAGAAACCCAAAAAGCCATTGAAGCAGCCGAAAAAGCATTACCCGCTTGGCGAGCGAAAACCGCCAAAGAGCGTAGCCAAATCTTGAATAAATGGTTCCGTTTGATGATGGATAACCAAAAGGAGTTAGCACAACTGCTTAGCGCTGAGCAAGGCAAATCGATGACAGAATCGATGGGTGAAATTGCTTACGGTGCGAGTTTTATCGAATGGTTCGCCGAAGAAGGTAAACGTGTTTATGGGGAAAGTATTCCCTCACCATTACCAGGTCGTCGTCTTGTGACCATCAAACAACCTGTAGGGGTTGTCGCAGCGATTACACCTTGGAATTTCCCGAATGCAATGATCACGCGTAAAGTGGGACCAGCCCTTGCGGCAGGCTGTACGATGGTGTTAAAACCTGCGGCTGAAACACCACTGTCAGCTCTTGCCTTAGCGGCGCTTGGCGAAGAAGCGGGTATTCCTGCTGGGGTATTTAATATCGTTCCGGGAACTGACGCACAAGCCATTGGTGGCGTGATGACCTCAAGTCCAATCGTGCGCAAGCTTACATTCACAGGTTCAACCCGTGTTGGTAAATTATTGATGGAGCAATGTGCCAACACCGTGAAAAAAATGTCATTAGAACTCGGCGGTAACGCACCGTTTATCGTGTTTGATGACGCAGACCTCGATGCGGCGGTTCAAGGTGCCTTAGCGGCAAAATTCCGCAATAGCGGTCAAACTTGCGTATGTGCAAACCGCATTTTAGTGCAAGAAGGTGTCTATGATGAATTCGCTGCTCGCCTAGCCAAGGCCGTTAATCAATTAAAAATTGGTCCTGCAACTGAAGCGGATTCCCAGCAAGGTCCATTAATTAATCAAGCCGCCATCGACAAAGTTACTGAGCATATTGCTGACGCCGTTTCGCACGGTGCAAAAGTGGTTGCAGGGGGTAAACCTGCAAGTCTAGGGGGGTTATTCTTTGAACCAACCGTTATCACCGGTGTGACAAAATCCATGAAAGTTGCCAAAGAAGAAACCTTTGGTCCACTCGCGCCACTGTTTAAATTCCGTGATGAACAAGAAGCCATTGCCCTTGCCAATGACACTGAATTTGGCTTGGCATCCTATTTCTATTCACGGGATATCGGTCGCATTTACCGCGTGGCTGAAGCACTGGAAAGCGGCATGGTGGGTATTAACGAAGGCATTATTTCAAACGAAGTCGCCCCATTTGGTGGCATTAAACAGTCTGGGCTGGGGCGTGAAGGCTCACGCTACGGGATTGAAGATTATCTAGAAGTGAAATACCTCTGCTTTGGGGGTCTTTCTAATTAA
- a CDS encoding fumarylacetoacetate hydrolase family protein, with the protein MKHAKILFKGTEYAVTVGDNETITLPNKERVAGDSPDVTWLPPAQGTLFALGLNYADHAAELEFKPPEEPLIFLKAESSLTGHRQVSVRPDNVEYMHYESELVVVIGKAAHKVSKEDAMDYVAGYTVCNDYAIRDYLENYYRPNLRVKSRDTLTPIGPWIVDKDDVKDPHNLALYTYVNGELRQKGTTADLIFDIPFLIAYLSDFMTLQPGDMIATGTPKGLSDVVPGDEVIVEVEGVGRLVNTIVSEKEYEERM; encoded by the coding sequence ATGAAGCATGCAAAAATCCTTTTTAAAGGGACAGAATATGCCGTCACCGTTGGCGATAACGAGACTATCACATTACCAAACAAAGAGCGTGTTGCAGGGGATTCGCCTGATGTGACTTGGTTACCACCTGCACAAGGCACATTATTTGCTCTAGGTTTGAACTATGCAGACCACGCCGCAGAATTAGAATTTAAGCCACCTGAAGAGCCATTAATTTTCTTAAAAGCTGAAAGCAGTTTAACCGGGCACCGCCAAGTGTCTGTTCGCCCAGATAATGTTGAGTATATGCATTATGAATCTGAACTGGTGGTGGTAATTGGTAAAGCCGCACACAAAGTATCGAAAGAAGATGCAATGGACTATGTTGCGGGTTACACCGTCTGTAATGACTATGCGATCCGCGACTATCTGGAAAACTACTATCGCCCGAATTTACGGGTAAAAAGCCGCGATACATTAACACCGATTGGTCCTTGGATAGTGGATAAAGACGATGTGAAAGACCCACATAACCTCGCGCTTTATACCTATGTAAATGGGGAGTTACGCCAAAAAGGGACTACGGCAGATTTGATTTTTGATATTCCATTTTTAATTGCTTACCTCAGTGACTTTATGACACTGCAACCGGGGGACATGATTGCGACAGGCACACCAAAAGGGCTGTCTGACGTCGTGCCGGGTGACGAAGTCATTGTTGAAGTTGAAGGCGTTGGCCGACTAGTCAATACCATTGTCAGCGAAAAAGAATATGAGGAGCGTATGTAA
- the hpaR gene encoding homoprotocatechuate degradation operon regulator HpaR, which translates to MHESLTIALLQARETAMGFFRPILKSYNLTEQQWRIIRVLADNRSIDFHELSVQTCILRPSLTGILTRMEREGLIFRLKPLNDQRKLYVSLTPAGQELFDKARQEVEEGYQKIELAFSPEKMQQLTALLDELITLESPDYSGIVSEKRKSA; encoded by the coding sequence ATGCATGAATCGTTGACAATTGCATTATTGCAGGCGAGAGAAACCGCAATGGGGTTCTTTCGGCCGATATTAAAGTCGTATAATTTGACTGAACAGCAATGGCGTATTATTCGCGTTTTAGCTGATAACCGTTCAATTGATTTTCATGAGTTATCAGTTCAAACCTGTATTCTCCGTCCAAGCCTAACGGGGATCCTAACTCGCATGGAGCGCGAAGGTTTAATTTTCCGCTTAAAACCACTAAATGACCAACGTAAGCTCTACGTTTCCCTAACGCCAGCAGGGCAGGAACTGTTTGACAAGGCGCGTCAGGAAGTGGAAGAAGGCTATCAAAAAATTGAATTAGCCTTTTCGCCAGAGAAAATGCAGCAACTGACGGCATTGTTGGATGAGCTAATCACCTTAGAGAGTCCAGATTATAGTGGGATTGTTTCTGAGAAGAGAAAGAGCGCCTAA
- a CDS encoding 5-carboxymethyl-2-hydroxymuconate Delta-isomerase yields the protein MPHFYAECTENIREDAKLPELFAKVNEALAGTGIFPLGGIRSRAIWLDTWQMADGKQDYAFVHMTLKIGAGRSLEDRQKTGEMIFDLIKTHFADLMAKRYLALSFTMEELDPVLNYKQNNVHALFKG from the coding sequence ATGCCACATTTTTATGCAGAATGTACCGAAAATATTCGTGAAGACGCCAAGCTTCCCGAACTATTTGCCAAAGTGAATGAAGCCCTAGCGGGCACAGGTATTTTCCCATTAGGCGGCATCCGTAGTCGTGCGATTTGGTTAGATACCTGGCAAATGGCAGACGGTAAGCAAGATTATGCCTTTGTGCATATGACGTTAAAAATTGGTGCAGGTCGCTCTCTTGAAGACAGACAAAAAACAGGAGAAATGATTTTCGACCTAATCAAAACGCATTTTGCGGATTTGATGGCAAAACGCTACTTAGCACTGTCATTTACCATGGAAGAGCTTGATCCCGTATTGAACTACAAACAAAACAATGTTCACGCCTTATTCAAAGGGTGA
- the hpaD gene encoding 3,4-dihydroxyphenylacetate 2,3-dioxygenase: MGKLALAAKITHVPSMYLSELPGKNHGCRQAAIDGHKEISRRCRELGVDTIIVFDTHWLVNSAYHINCADHFKGIYTSNELPHFIRDMEYEYDGNSALGQMIGEEARKLGVRAQAHEIPSLTLEYATLVPMRYMNSDRHFKVISISAFCTSHSFEDSRKLGEAVLTAIEKYDGTVAVLASGSLSHRFIDDQKAEDGMNSYTREFDEQMDKRVVKLWREGRFQEFCKMLPEYADYCYGEGHMHDTVMLLGMLGWDKYAEKVEILTDLFASSGTGQLNAVFPLPSYITDKQTETA; this comes from the coding sequence ATGGGTAAATTAGCTCTAGCTGCAAAAATAACACACGTCCCATCCATGTACCTATCTGAACTACCGGGTAAAAATCATGGTTGCCGCCAAGCCGCTATCGATGGACATAAAGAAATCAGCCGTCGCTGCCGTGAATTAGGCGTTGATACCATTATCGTTTTTGATACCCACTGGTTAGTCAACAGCGCGTATCACATCAATTGCGCTGATCATTTCAAAGGTATTTATACCAGTAATGAACTACCTCACTTTATTCGCGATATGGAGTATGAATACGATGGTAACTCCGCATTAGGTCAAATGATCGGTGAAGAAGCGCGTAAATTAGGTGTCAGAGCCCAAGCCCATGAAATTCCAAGCTTAACTCTTGAATACGCCACATTAGTACCGATGCGCTATATGAATAGCGATCGCCACTTTAAAGTGATTTCTATCTCTGCATTTTGTACTTCACATAGTTTTGAAGACAGCCGCAAGTTAGGTGAAGCCGTCCTCACAGCCATTGAAAAATACGATGGTACGGTTGCTGTGCTCGCGAGTGGGTCGTTATCACACCGCTTTATTGACGACCAAAAAGCGGAAGATGGGATGAATAGTTATACCCGTGAATTTGATGAGCAAATGGATAAACGCGTCGTCAAATTATGGCGTGAAGGCCGCTTCCAAGAGTTTTGCAAAATGCTGCCTGAATATGCGGATTACTGCTACGGTGAAGGGCATATGCACGACACTGTCATGTTACTTGGCATGTTAGGTTGGGATAAATACGCTGAGAAAGTGGAAATATTAACCGATTTATTCGCAAGCTCTGGTACAGGGCAACTTAATGCGGTATTCCCACTGCCAAGCTATATTACTGACAAACAAACTGAAACTGCGTAA
- the hpaH gene encoding 2-oxo-hept-4-ene-1,7-dioate hydratase translates to MLQKDVISQIAQRLNQAEKSGVQIRQISLDHPEMTIDDAYAIQKEWVGLKIAEGRMLKGHKIGLTSKAMQASSQIDEPDYGALLDDMFFDDGSDIPTERFIVPRIEVELAFVLAKPLRGPNCTIFDVYNATDYVIPALELIDARCHNNDPETNRPRKVFDTISDNAANAAVILGGRPIKPRDLDLRWISALLYRNGVIEESGVAAAVLNHPANGVAWLANKLAPHNVQLEAGQIILGGSFTRPVPARKGDVFHVDYGNMGSISCRFV, encoded by the coding sequence ATGTTACAAAAAGATGTAATCTCACAAATCGCCCAACGTCTAAATCAGGCTGAAAAGTCAGGTGTGCAAATTCGCCAGATTTCATTAGACCACCCTGAAATGACGATTGACGATGCTTATGCCATTCAAAAGGAATGGGTTGGGTTAAAAATTGCAGAAGGGCGCATGCTTAAAGGCCATAAAATTGGACTAACCTCAAAAGCCATGCAAGCCAGTTCACAAATTGATGAACCTGATTACGGCGCGCTTCTTGACGATATGTTTTTTGATGATGGCAGTGATATTCCAACAGAGCGCTTTATTGTTCCTCGTATTGAGGTTGAGTTAGCCTTTGTTCTCGCGAAACCATTGCGCGGACCGAACTGCACTATCTTTGATGTATATAACGCCACGGACTATGTGATCCCAGCGCTTGAGCTGATCGATGCCCGCTGCCATAACAATGATCCAGAAACGAATCGCCCACGTAAAGTGTTCGATACTATTTCAGATAATGCAGCAAACGCAGCCGTCATTTTAGGAGGCAGACCAATAAAGCCTCGCGATTTAGATCTGCGTTGGATCAGCGCCCTACTTTATCGCAACGGCGTAATCGAAGAATCAGGTGTCGCAGCGGCGGTATTGAATCACCCAGCGAACGGGGTTGCATGGCTAGCCAATAAATTAGCACCACATAATGTCCAACTTGAAGCGGGTCAGATCATTCTTGGTGGTTCATTTACTCGCCCAGTTCCTGCGCGTAAAGGCGATGTATTCCACGTCGATTACGGCAATATGGGCTCTATAAGCTGCCGTTTTGTATAA